A portion of the Sabethes cyaneus chromosome 3, idSabCyanKW18_F2, whole genome shotgun sequence genome contains these proteins:
- the LOC128742106 gene encoding short neuropeptide F, with protein MYRIILTTLSLLLVLSPGGLMSELSQNDDGSIKDLYKYLLQREYVAPVAYADHQIKRKAVRSPSLRLRFGRRSDPSMPVKPIDDELIESRSVRAPQLRLRFGRSDPWWTSFNENALLDDYFEKRAPSQRLRWGRSGGLFPVDDVMKQKTIRAPQLRLRFGRSDPSWTIYNEHVLDERQLADATPKPHLRFQLGQADDTAGEISEQTETDETESRTMDSQ; from the exons ATGTACCGAATAATTCTAACGACGTTGAGTTTACTACTAGTACTTAGTCCCGGTGGATTGATGTCCGAACTATCACAAAATGATGACG GATCAATAAAAGACTTGTATAAATATCTACTACAACGAGAGTATGTTGCCCCAGTAGCATATGCAGATCATCAAATCAAACGAAAAGCTGTTCGTTCGCCCTCGTTGCGGTTACGATTTGGACGTCGTAGTGATCCTTCAATGCCAGTTAAACCCATA GATGACGAACTAATCGAATCAAGATCAGTACGCGCACCGCAGCTACGATTACGTTTCGGCCGTAGTGATCCTTGGTGGACATCGTTTAACGAGAATGCTCTACTAGATGACTATTTCGAAAAACGGGCTCCGTCCCAAAGGCTTCGATGGGGTCGCTCCGGAGGCTTG TTTCCTGTAGATGACGTCATGAAGCAAAAGACGATTAGAGCACCTCAATTACGCCTCCGATTTGGTAGAAGCGACCCATCGTGGACGATTTACAACGAGCACGTGTTAGATGAAAGGCAACTTGCGGACGCGACCCCAAAACCTCACCTGCGGTTTCAACTCGGGCAAGCTGACGACACAGCGGGTGAAATAAGTGAG CAAACGGAAACTGATGAAACCGAATCACGAACTATGGACAGCCAGTAA